The DNA sequence AACTTTCACGTCAGTAAATTTTTCGTAAGGCATTTTAGGTTTCTCCTTTTCTAACGCGGACTCGTAAAAGGCTCTGAGGAAGCATAATCTCTCGTCTTGTAATGTGATTTTTTCTTTATCCTCCTCACTTTGCCGCTCTCAACCACACCTATTAGCTCTCATTCGGGATACCAGAGTTCAGAGAGTGAGATTTCTAATCCTGGGAATAATTTCGGTTTAAATACATCGGATTCGGACAGGGTCGCTTGAAGAACAGGCTCGTCGCCTGTCAGGTCAAAGGCCTCTAACGTTTTTTGATCTGCATCAATAATCCAGTATTCCTTCACGCCAAATTCGGCATATATTTTCATTTTATCGACCCGGTCCCGTTGGATACTTGAAGCAGACAAAATTTCGACCATCAAATCGGGTGCGCCGAGAATATTGGTTTCAGTGATAATATTCAGGCGATCTTTGGCTACGAACAGGATATCGGGTTGAACGACGTTTTCAGCCTCTGTCTGTCCTCCCAGAATAACATCTATTGGCGAACTAAAAACCCGTCCGAGGTCGTTCTGTTTTACAAATATACGCACCAAACTCGTCAATTCATCGCAAGCCCATTGATGTCTCGGTACCGGTGCTGGAGCCACTGCTAATTCTCCTCTCAAAATTTCAAATCCAAAATTGTCTGGCGGAGTGAGATGGAGATAATCTTCATAAGTCCATCGCTCTTTTTGGGGAATTACAATGTCTGTTGCCATGACACACCTCGCTGAAATAATACCAGGGGAGAGGGGCGTTTTACGAAATCATCGGTATTTCACCGGGGATTCCGATGGGGGTTTCTTCTAAAATTTCTCGCTCGCTCGATAAAACATTGTATAGATTATCCCGCTCGACGGGATCGCGTCCGGATTCTATAACGCGCTCGACCAGTTGCTTGCGCGTGAGTACCTGCCGCGTCTCTGAATATGACCGACGCGTAATTTCGTATTCCTGTATTGTGCCGTCGATATCGTCTGCACCGTACCACAAAGCCACCTGTGAAATTTCGATGGTATTCATAATCCAGAATGTTTTGATGTGTAAGAAATTGTCCAGCATCAATCGCCCCACGGCAATTTCTCTTAAATCCGCGATACCTGTCGGGCCGGGTAAATGCTCTAATTCTGTGCGTTCGGGATGAAATGACAGGGGGATATACGTCAAAAAACCGCCGGTCTCGTCCTGTAATTCGCGCAATCGCACGAGATGATCGATGCGTTCTTGCGGGTTTTCAATATGCCCATATAGCATCGTCGCATTGGTAGGCAGGCCGACTTCATGCGCCGTGCGCGCTACATCGAGCCATTCTTCGGAATCCGCTTTGGTCCAGAATAAATCTTCCTGTACGCGATCGCTAAATACTTCTGCACCCCCGCCGGGAATGGACGATACGCCGGCTGCTTTTAATTCGGTCATGACATCTTTCAATGGCTTTTTTGCAATACGCGCAATCTGCACCCATTCAATTGCGGTAAATGCTTTTACCGCCACATCGGGACGCACGTCTTTGACCGCGCGCACGATATCGAGATAGTACGAATAGGGGAGTTTGGGATTGATGCCCGCGACCATGTGAATTTCAGAAATGGGCAGGTCGATGTATTCCAATACGCGTTTTTGTATATCTTCGGGCGATAATACATAGCCCCGCTCGTCTTTTGGCTTTACATAAAAGGAGCAAAACCGGCACAGCTTGTTGCAGACGTTGGTATAGTTGATGTGCTGATTCCGCACGTACCATGCCACATTGCCACACAGGCGTTCGCGCGAGATATTGGCCAAATATCCCACGGCATTGAGGTCGGGCGTCTCGTAAAGCCGCATGCCATCTTCGGCAGAAAGTCGTTGCCCCAGGTTCACTTTTTCTTCGATGTCTCGGAGATCGTCGGGAATTATCGGTTTCACGCTATGCTCCTTATACTGTTTTACGGTTTTGCAGCCAGCATTTCGCGGGCGTGTTGCATGGTCAGTTCTGAAATCTCTTCGCCGCCCATCATCAAAGCGAGTTCGCCAGCACGCGCCTCTTCATCCAACGAGATCACCCGGGTTACTGCACGCTGATCAACTACTTCTTTTCTGACTGAAAAATGGCGATCAGCCATTTTGGCAATTTGTGGCAAATGCGTAATTGAAATGGTTTGATACGTTTCTGACAGGTCGCGCAATTTCTTGCCCACAACCTCTGCAATGCGCCCGGAAATTCCGATGTCGATTTCATCAAAAATTAACACCTGCACCGAATCGGTATGCGCCAGCACGGTTTTCATCGCCAGCATAATACGCGAGATTTCACCGCCCGACGCCACTTTTGCCAGCGGGCGAATGGCTTCGCCAGGGTTGGCCGAAATAAAAAATTCGCCGCGCTCTATGCCCCGTGGTCCCGCTTCAAATCGCTGCCCGTCGCATTCAATCAGGCCTTCGGGGTCTGGACGCCGATTCAATTGTACGTCAAACTGCACATCGGGCATGCCCAGTTCGCGCAATGCGCGGCATATCGCTTTTGACAATTTGCCAGCGGCTTTGTGTCTTCCTTTTGACAATTTCTCACAACAATGTGCGAATGTCTGTATTGCATCGTCAATTTTAATCTGAATTTTTTTTATAGATGCTTCGAGTTCATCGGTCAGTTCCAATTCTTTTTGGGCTTTTTTTTCATAGGACAGCACACTTTCCAGGTCGCCGCTATATTTTTTTTTCAGTGCGTTCAGCGTTTCTAATCGCTCTGTTACTTCTGATAGGCGTTGGGGATTGTGTTCTACGCGATTGGCGTAATCGCCAAAGGCACGAGCTAGTTCCTCTGCACCGTACCTCAGACCATTGAGTTCTTCAGCTATCGGCTCCAAACTGCTGTCCATTTGCGCGGCCTCATTCAGGAGGTGCGCGCCTTCGCCGAGTTGGTCGGCCACGGATTTTTCACTTTCATAAAGCACCTGTTCAATCTGATAGGCGATCTCGAGTAGCCGTTCTGCATGTAAAAGTACGGACTGTTCGCGTTGCAGGCGTTCGTCTTCGCCAGGCTCTGGTTTTGCCGCATGGATTTCTTTGATCTGAAAGTCCAGTAGTTCACGCCTTTCTCGCTGGCGCTGGGCAACAGCCGTTTTTTCAATCAGCCGATTTTGCAATCGCACTACCTGGTGATGTGATTGTTCGACCTGTGCGCGTGCGGCGTGCAAGCCGCCAAAGCCGTCCAAAAAGTCCAGATGCTGATCGGTATTCAGAAGCGATTGATGGTCGTGTTGGCCGTGCAAATCGACCAGCGCGCGGCCCAATTCTCGAAGTGTACGCACGGGAATAGACAGGCCATTGGCGTAGCACCGACTGCGCCCTTCTAATAGTACATCTCGCCGCAAAATCAACTCGCCATCCTCTGTCTCTATACCCATGGCGTTCAGGAGTTTGAGAGCCGGATGTTGAAGATAGAGTTCAAAAATGGCTTCTACCGTACATTTTTTTTCGCCTGTGCGGATTACATCAGGGCTTGCTCGCATACCCAGTATCAGCCCCAATGCCCCGACCAGGATGGACTTTCCGGCACCGGTTTCGCCCGTAATGATATTTAACCCTTTACCAAATGAGACTTCCATGTCGTCGATCAGGGCGTAATTTATCACATGCAATTGACACAACAAGGCACAACTCCTTCACTCGTCTCGCCGATCCAGGCTCCAGTCCAATTTGCGCTGCAACAGATCGTAAAAAGTCAACCCCTGCATATTGATAAAGCGCACGGGTTCGGAGGCCCGTTGTACTGTAACGGGTTCTTCAGGGGAAAGCGAACATACTGTGCGTCCATCTGTGGATAACATGATTTCATCGGACTGATCAGCTATCACCTTAACCGTTACCGATTGACCGCCCGGCATCACCATTGGGCGCAGTGATAGCGAATGCGGGCATATAGGCGTGGCGACGAGCACAGATAAATTTGGATGTACTATTGGGCCGCCAGAAGACAGACTGTAACCCGTGGATCCCGTCGGCGTTGCCAGAATTAATCCATTGCCGTAAAAGGAGCTTACGGACCGACCTTCAACCAGCATTACGACCTGTACCAGACGCGCTTTGACACTGCGTTCAATTACGACCTCATTGAGCGCAAACGCTTTTTGTGTGCGGGTTTGTGCGTGTAGTGCGATCCGCTCTTCAACGGTATAATCGCCACATAACAACCGATCCAGACCATCGTCCAATTCGCGGGGTTCTGCGCCCGACAAAAATCCCAATCGCCCCAGGTTTACGCCTAAAATCGGCGTGCTGTGCGGATAAACCACATCGGCTGCGCGCAACAAGGTCCCATCGCCACCCATCGCTACAATGATGTCAGTGCGTGTGGGCAACTCATTGACCGGACAAAACCATTTGGAATCAGATGTGCAAATTTGCCGCAAGTTATCGGCGATCAGTACCCCAATGCCTCTTTGATGGATGCGCTGGGCCAATTGATCGACCGCAACGCCCATGCCCGGTTGGGTCGGGTTCGAAAACAAACCGATGGACTTCATTCGTCTGCAAACCCTTCGCCGTTGGAATCGATGGATACCAATTCAATTTCACCATCGCTATCGCGTATCAGCACTTCAACCTGTTGCCGCGCATCTTCTAATAAACTGCGGCATTGATTGGATGCTTTTAGACCTTCTTCAAACACTTTTAG is a window from the Gemmatimonadota bacterium genome containing:
- a CDS encoding NAD(+)/NADH kinase; this encodes MKSIGLFSNPTQPGMGVAVDQLAQRIHQRGIGVLIADNLRQICTSDSKWFCPVNELPTRTDIIVAMGGDGTLLRAADVVYPHSTPILGVNLGRLGFLSGAEPRELDDGLDRLLCGDYTVEERIALHAQTRTQKAFALNEVVIERSVKARLVQVVMLVEGRSVSSFYGNGLILATPTGSTGYSLSSGGPIVHPNLSVLVATPICPHSLSLRPMVMPGGQSVTVKVIADQSDEIMLSTDGRTVCSLSPEEPVTVQRASEPVRFINMQGLTFYDLLQRKLDWSLDRRDE
- a CDS encoding Uma2 family endonuclease, giving the protein MATDIVIPQKERWTYEDYLHLTPPDNFGFEILRGELAVAPAPVPRHQWACDELTSLVRIFVKQNDLGRVFSSPIDVILGGQTEAENVVQPDILFVAKDRLNIITETNILGAPDLMVEILSASSIQRDRVDKMKIYAEFGVKEYWIIDADQKTLEAFDLTGDEPVLQATLSESDVFKPKLFPGLEISLSELWYPE
- the recN gene encoding DNA repair protein RecN; the protein is MLCQLHVINYALIDDMEVSFGKGLNIITGETGAGKSILVGALGLILGMRASPDVIRTGEKKCTVEAIFELYLQHPALKLLNAMGIETEDGELILRRDVLLEGRSRCYANGLSIPVRTLRELGRALVDLHGQHDHQSLLNTDQHLDFLDGFGGLHAARAQVEQSHHQVVRLQNRLIEKTAVAQRQRERRELLDFQIKEIHAAKPEPGEDERLQREQSVLLHAERLLEIAYQIEQVLYESEKSVADQLGEGAHLLNEAAQMDSSLEPIAEELNGLRYGAEELARAFGDYANRVEHNPQRLSEVTERLETLNALKKKYSGDLESVLSYEKKAQKELELTDELEASIKKIQIKIDDAIQTFAHCCEKLSKGRHKAAGKLSKAICRALRELGMPDVQFDVQLNRRPDPEGLIECDGQRFEAGPRGIERGEFFISANPGEAIRPLAKVASGGEISRIMLAMKTVLAHTDSVQVLIFDEIDIGISGRIAEVVGKKLRDLSETYQTISITHLPQIAKMADRHFSVRKEVVDQRAVTRVISLDEEARAGELALMMGGEEISELTMQHAREMLAAKP
- the mqnE gene encoding aminofutalosine synthase MqnE, coding for MKPIIPDDLRDIEEKVNLGQRLSAEDGMRLYETPDLNAVGYLANISRERLCGNVAWYVRNQHINYTNVCNKLCRFCSFYVKPKDERGYVLSPEDIQKRVLEYIDLPISEIHMVAGINPKLPYSYYLDIVRAVKDVRPDVAVKAFTAIEWVQIARIAKKPLKDVMTELKAAGVSSIPGGGAEVFSDRVQEDLFWTKADSEEWLDVARTAHEVGLPTNATMLYGHIENPQERIDHLVRLRELQDETGGFLTYIPLSFHPERTELEHLPGPTGIADLREIAVGRLMLDNFLHIKTFWIMNTIEISQVALWYGADDIDGTIQEYEITRRSYSETRQVLTRKQLVERVIESGRDPVERDNLYNVLSSEREILEETPIGIPGEIPMIS
- the xseB gene encoding exodeoxyribonuclease VII small subunit — translated: MAKKNIEEPTFETALKQLETAVDRLEEGALPLSEALKVFEEGLKASNQCRSLLEDARQQVEVLIRDSDGEIELVSIDSNGEGFADE